One Odocoileus virginianus isolate 20LAN1187 ecotype Illinois chromosome 6, Ovbor_1.2, whole genome shotgun sequence DNA segment encodes these proteins:
- the LOC110137135 gene encoding ribonuclease 7-like, with the protein MAPARAGFCPLLLLLLLGLWVAEDPVSARPGNMTPAQWFEIQHVQPRPQGCNAAMRKINKFSKRCKDLNTFLHESFSSVATTCQTPNKACKNHKNNCHQSQKPVSLTDCKLTSKRYPDCKYKEKKRVASYIVACDPPKKGDSGKFKLVPVHLEKVL; encoded by the coding sequence ATGGCGCCAGCCAGAGCAGGATTCTgccctctgctgctgctcctgctgctggggCTGTGGGTGGCCGAGGACCCAGTCAGTGCCAGGCCTGGGAACATGACCCCAGCTCAGTGGTTTGAAATTCAGCATGTGCAGCCCAGGCCTCAAGGCTGCAACGCCGCGATGCGCAAAATCAACAAGTTTTCCAAACGCTGCAAAGACCTCAACACCTTCCTACATGAGTCCTTCTCCAGTGTGGCCACCACTTGTCAGACTCCCAACAAAGCCTGCAAGAATCATAAGAATAACTGCCACCAGAGCCAGAAGCCTGTATCCCTGACCGACTGTAAGCTCACCTCAAAGAGATACCCAGACTGCAAGTACAAGGAGAAGAAACGGGTCGCTTCTTACATCGTGGCCTGTGACCCTCCCAAGAAAGGGGACTCTGGGAAATTCAAGCTGGTTCCTGTCCACTTGGAAAAAGTCCTTTAG
- the RNASE13 gene encoding probable inactive ribonuclease-like protein 13 — translation MAPPVAQLLFLQVVLGPALVENIRTQFAIKNFRTLHVDYPKVDYAKGFQGYCNGLMSYVRGRQETWYCPKIHYVLHAPWTVIWNFCKYSESFCENYNEYCTLTQDSIPLTICSLFKKQPPTSCRYNSTLTNQRLYLLCSEKYDGAPIDIIGLY, via the coding sequence ATGGCACCACCTGTGGCCCAGCTCCTCTTCCTCCAGGTTGTTCTAGGGCCAGCTTTGGTTGAAAACATCAGGACTCAGTTTGCCATCAAGAACTTCCGTACCTTACACGTTGACTATCCCAAGGTTGACTACGCCAAAGGTTTCCAAGGTTACTGCAATGGTCTGATGTCCTATGTCCGGGGCAGGCAAGAAACCTGGTATTGCCCAAAGATCCATTATGTCTTACATGCCCCTTGGACAGTCATCTGGAATTTCTGCAAGTACAGTGAGAGCTTCTGTGAGAATTACAATGAATACTGCACGCTCACCCAGGACTCCATCCCGCTCACAATTTGCTCCCTGTTCAAAAAACAGCCACCCACCAGCTGCCGCTACAATAGCACCCTGACCAACCAAAGGCTCTATCTGCTCTGCTCTGAAAAGTACGATGGTGCACCCATAGATATCATTGGCCTCTACTAG
- the TPPP2 gene encoding tubulin polymerization-promoting protein family member 2, translated as MASEAERTFQRFAVFGESSSSGTEMNNKNFSKLCKDCGIMDGKMVTSTDVDIVFSKVKAKNARTITFQQFQEAMKELGQKRFKGKSLDEALENIYKLMEGKDPATTGVTKATTVGGVSRLTDTSKYTGTHKERFDESGKGKGIAGREDVTDNSGYVSGYKGAGTYDKKGSN; from the exons ATGGCATCAGAAGCAGAAAGAACATTCCAGCGGTTTGCTGTCTTTGGAGAATCATCAAGCAGTGGCACTGAAATGAACAACAAGAACTTCTCCAAGCTGTGCAAAGACTGTGGCATCATGGATGGCAAGATGGTCACCTCCACTGATGTGGACATCGTTTTCAGCAAAGTCAA GGCCAAGAATGCCCGAACCATCACATTCCAACAGTTCCAGGAAGCGATGAAGGAACTGGGCCAGAAGCGATTCAAGGGCAAAAGCCTGGATGAAGCCCTGGAGAACATTTATAAGCTCATGGAGGGCAAGGACCCAGCTACCACTGGTGTTACT AAAGCGACCACGGTGGGCGGGGTGAGCCGGCTGACGGACACCAGCAAGTACACTGGCACCCACAAGGAGCGATTTGACGAGAGTGGCAAGGGGAAAGGCATCGCGGGACGGGAAGACGTGACTGACAACTCAGGCTACGTGAGTGGCTACAAGGGTGCTGGAACATATGATAAGAAGGGcagcaactag